A stretch of DNA from Gemmatimonadota bacterium:
ACATTAGGTTTGCAAAAGGCGAGGCAACCTGTCGGGTAGAAAAAATAAAAAGGTAAAATCCAATGTCAGAAAATAAAACAGAAGAATCCACATTTGAAGATGCTTTGAAGCAATTGGAAACGGCTGTGGATCGTTTAGAAGAAGGTGCATTGCCTTTGTCAGAGGCACTAAAAGTATTTGAAGAAGGTCTAAAAGCATCCAATCAATGCCGCAGTTTATTAGAAGATGCGCGGCAACAGGTTGAAGTGTTGATACGCGATAGCGATGGTGAATTTGAATTGGTATCTATAGATTCCAACGGCGAAGGGTTTGCAGACGAATGAAGTCCATCGGTTTGTTTTCGAACCCGACCCAACCCGGCATGGGCGTTGCGGTCGATCAATTAGCCCAGCGCATCCATCAAAGAGGCATAGAGGTACTGATCGCCGATAACTTGCGGCAAATTTGCACATCTGATTCCAAATGGCTTTGTCCGGTCAATCAGTTACCCACACGCGCTGACATCATTGTAGCGATGGGCGGCGATGGCACCTTGTTGCGTGCGGCCGATGTGGTTTATCCACATAGCACGCCGATTTTGGGCGTAAACCTGGGGCGATTGGGATTTTTGTCGGGCGCAGAACCCCGCGAATTGGACGATGGTCTGGATCGGTTATTATGTGGCGATTATACCGTTGAAGAGCGCATTGCTCTACACGCAAAAACCCGCACACAAAAAGCGTTCGCACTCAATGAAGTCGTAATTGAACGCAGTGTCAAGGCACGCCTGATCCAGGTCGTGATGCTGGTTGACAATCTGCCCGTGAGTTCCTTTTACGGCAATGGATTGATTCTCGCAACGCCTACGGGATCCACGGGATACAGTTTGTCTTCGGGCGGCCCAATAGTTCATCCAAATTTATCCGTGCTGATCGCTACGCCTATATGCCCGCATTCGCTATCACTGCGCCCAATGGTAATGCCGGACGGTCAA
This window harbors:
- a CDS encoding NAD(+)/NADH kinase, whose amino-acid sequence is MKSIGLFSNPTQPGMGVAVDQLAQRIHQRGIEVLIADNLRQICTSDSKWLCPVNQLPTRADIIVAMGGDGTLLRAADVVYPHSTPILGVNLGRLGFLSGAEPRELDDGLDRLLCGDYTVEERIALHAKTRTQKAFALNEVVIERSVKARLIQVVMLVDNLPVSSFYGNGLILATPTGSTGYSLSSGGPIVHPNLSVLIATPICPHSLSLRPMVMPDGQSVTVKVIADQSDEIMLSTDGRTVCSLSPEEPVIVQRASKPVRFINMQGLTFYDLLQRKLDWSLDRRDE
- the xseB gene encoding exodeoxyribonuclease VII small subunit; its protein translation is MSENKTEESTFEDALKQLETAVDRLEEGALPLSEALKVFEEGLKASNQCRSLLEDARQQVEVLIRDSDGEFELVSIDSNGEGFADE